The Chitinibacter bivalviorum genomic interval ATGCCGATGCAAAGGAGTTGCACCCCACCGAGGAACAAGATCGCGATCATGATCTCGGCCCAGCCGGGCACCCAGTTGTCGGTCGTTAAACGAACGACCAAGGTATTGATAATGCCAACTAGTGCAAAAAATGAGGCGATCAGACCCAGCGTAATCGACAACTGCAAAGGCTTGGTCGAAAACGACATAATGCCATCGGTGGCAAAGCGCACCATTTTGCGCAGCGGATATTTGCTCTCGCCCGCAAACCGCTCGGCACGGCGATAAGGCAGGGCAACTTGTTTGAAGCCGACCCAGCTCACCATGCCGCGAATAAAGCGATCACGCTCGGGCATGGATTTGATCACATCAACCACTTTGCGATCCATCAGACGGAAGTCGCCGGTATCAAGCGGGATTGGCACATCAGAGAGGCGATTGAGGACGCGATAGAAAGCCCGTGCCGTTACCAATTTAAACGCCGACTCGCCTGGGCGATCAACGCGAGTGCCGTACACCACGTGGTAGCCATTACGCCACAGCGCGATCATTTCGCTAATCACTTCGGGCGGGTCTTGCAGATCGGCGTCAATCAGTACGACAGCATCACCGCTGGCGGCATCAATGCCTGCTGTCACTGCGGTTTGATGGCCAAAATTGCGGGCAAAACCCACTACGCGAATTTCAGGATTGGCCTGTTGCGCCGCAGTGAGTAATTCGCGTGTGCGATCTTTGCTGCCATCGTCGACAAAAATGAATTCAACATCCATGTCGGTGACGGTGGCGCGAAATTCGCCTAAGCGTTTGAGCGTTTCGCCGATGACTTCTTCTTCGTTGTAACACGGGATCACTACTGAAAGTAGTTGTTGCATTGTCTCATCCTCCACGCGCTCTGTTGGCGCCAAGCACTGGGCTTGTTTTTGTAGTTGGTTTTTTTGGTGTTACAAAACTGATTGGGCTCAACCTTACATCATCAGCCTTGGCTTGAAAACCCCATCGCTAATGCTTTGTGGGCTAGCTCTCGATAAATGGTATTGCAGCTGCAAAATGACTGAC includes:
- a CDS encoding glycosyltransferase family 2 protein, whose amino-acid sequence is MQQLLSVVIPCYNEEEVIGETLKRLGEFRATVTDMDVEFIFVDDGSKDRTRELLTAAQQANPEIRVVGFARNFGHQTAVTAGIDAASGDAVVLIDADLQDPPEVISEMIALWRNGYHVVYGTRVDRPGESAFKLVTARAFYRVLNRLSDVPIPLDTGDFRLMDRKVVDVIKSMPERDRFIRGMVSWVGFKQVALPYRRAERFAGESKYPLRKMVRFATDGIMSFSTKPLQLSITLGLIASFFALVGIINTLVVRLTTDNWVPGWAEIMIAILFLGGVQLLCIGILGEYVGRTYNEIKRRPLYIVQDRLGFPSEE